A window of Rhododendron vialii isolate Sample 1 chromosome 13a, ASM3025357v1 contains these coding sequences:
- the LOC131313205 gene encoding large ribosomal subunit protein uL14 — translation MSKRGRGGSAGNKFRMSLGLPVAATVNCADNTGAKNLYIISVKGIKGRLNRLPSACVGDMVMATVKKGKPDLRKKVMPAVIVRQRKPWRRKDGVFMYFEDNAGVIVNPKGEMKGSAITGPIGKECADLWPRIASAANAIV, via the exons ATGTCGAAGCGAG GTCGCGGAGGTTCGGCGGGGAACAAGTTCAGGATGTCGCTGGGTCTACCGGTGGCGGCGACGGTGAACTGCGCCGACAACACGGGGGCGAAGAACCTCTACATCATATCGGTGAAGGGGATCAAGGGGAGGCTGAATCGGTTGCCGTCGGCCTGCGTCGGTGACATGGTCATGGCCACCGTCAAGAAAGGCAAGCCCGATCTCAGGAAGAAGGTCATGCCAGCGGTCATCGTCCGCCAGCGCAAGCCCTGGCGCCGAAAGGACGGCGTCTTCATGTACTTCGAAG ATAATGCTGGTGTTATTGTGAATCCTAAAGGAGAAATGAAAG GATCTGCAATAACAGGACCAATTGGAAAGGAGTGTGCCGATTTGTGGCCGAGGATTGCTAGTGCTGCAAATGCTATTGTTTAG
- the LOC131313208 gene encoding uncharacterized protein LOC131313208, translating into MPCAASLLTSPPPFPTATTKTHFKSRHFIPRMSINQNQPNPTPNPNPLTSLTKLLWGPSLPPQLLISTVRSTWSAAWHLMMSQLAPSDPTGRYTRPTSQFRSNSQITLQNKPGALHLYVGLPCPWAHRTLVVRALKGLETAVPVSVASPGVDGSWEFQGRAIPDGDRVVPGLDGANGCKTVREVYKLRRGGYNGRSTVPMLWDVESKEVVCNESYDIIELFNSGLNGLASNPDLDLSPPPLKRKIEEWNRIIYPNVNNGVYRCGFAQSQEAYDSAVNELFSTLDTVDDHLGNSRYLCGDVLTLADVCLFTTLIRFDLVYNVLFKCTKRKLIEYPNLHAYMRDIYQIPKVAATCNFGAIMDGYYKILFPLNPSSIRPVMPSGCEHEFLSQPHNRTSLSSVDKNAQVPVL; encoded by the exons ATGCCCTGCGCCGCCTCCCTCCTCACCTCTCCCCCACCCTTccccaccgccaccaccaaaacccatttcaaatcaCGCCACTTTATCCCTAGAATGTCCATAaaccaaaaccaaccaaacccaaccccaaaccctaaccccctAACATCCCTCACCAAACTCCTGTGGGGCCCCTCCCTCCCACCCCAGCTCCTCATCTCCACCGTCCGCTCCACCTGGTCCGCCGCCTGGCACCTCATGATGTCCCAGCTCGCCCCCTCCGACCCCACCGGCCGTTACACCCGACCCACCTCCCAATTCCGCTCCAATTCCCAAATTACCCTCCAAAACAAACCAGGCGCCCTCCACCTCTACGTGGGCCTGCCCTGCCCCTGGGCCCACCGGACCCTCGTTGTCCGGGCCCTCAAGGGCCTGGAAACCGCCGTGCCAGTCTCGGTTGCGTCGCCGGGGGTGGACGGGTCGTGGGAGTTCCAGGGCAGGGCTATACCGGACGGGGATAGAGTTGTCCCGGGCTTGGACGGTGCAAATGGGTGTAAAACCGTGAGAGAGGTTTATAAGCTTCGGAGAGGGGGGTACAATGGCCGGTCCACGGTACCGATGCTTTGGGATGTGGAGAGCAAGGAGGTTGTGTGTAATGAGAGTTATGACATAATTGAATTGTTCAATTCGGGGTTGAATGGGTTGGCAAGCAATCCTGATTTGGATCTTTCACCGCCACCGTTGAAGAGAAAGATTGAGGAGTGGAATCGGATTATATACCCAAATGTTAACAATGGTGTCTATAG GTGTGGGTTTGCTCAGAGTCAAGAAGCATATGATTCCGCGGTAAATGAGTTGTTTAGCACATTGGACACGGTGGATGATCACTTGGGCAATTCTAGGTACTTGTGTGGAGATGTGTTGACACTAGCAGATGTATGCCTGTTTACAACTTTGATTAGGTTTGATCTTGTGTATAATGTTCTGTTCAAATGCACAAAGCGAAAGCTGATCGAATATCCAAACCTTCATGCCTATATGCGCGATATATACCAG ATTCCAAAGGTCGCGGCAACTTGCAATTTTGGAGCAATTATGGATGGTTACTATAAGATTCTTTTCCCGCTGAATCCAAGTAGCATTCGACCTGTCATGCCTTCTGGTTGCGAGCATGAGTTCCTCTCTCAACCTCACAATAGGACATCTCTGTCATCGGTAGATAAAAATGCACAGGTTCCTGTTTTATGA
- the LOC131313207 gene encoding probable inactive histone-lysine N-methyltransferase SUVR2 yields MAPNPKVVSAFRAMRVLGISEEKVKPVLKNLLKLYDKNWELIEEENYRALADAIFDQEETQAVEQKNERENAAQAEMEEEAEPQEEPERPLKRLRLRYQEGHASPSFGNCSPRSGGNSLKQPKPEEDGLPQTSPPQQSHDIAESFQPNVANIGAGSPPLSPLPLVRNKGKQPVLSKPLSIPERSEPSQPGAASRTQLKEKGKEALSIQTGPRDKKSFSERSPHAVKPGIVLSPKQLAPSSITLIEPKDEPVTDDLPQFAVPLTVITPEPSGRENSSGGNGSIRGADGPGLVSSQHANGNIRSDGVPPSSIERRITRQLAKASCYSEIASTPSREETIDVTPAGVLSKESKALDMGTRGKQFGPSNGSISINCAPEEACSGVPILPPSSNGMDDCTKKDKNYTGNTCEIDMENEQNGLDHENSHSLGVVQRRKMSLRDVNDIAKGQENVVIPLVNDVNKEYPPSFQYIPQNVLFQNGYVNFSLARIGENCCSNCFGNCLSPPTPCACANETGGDFAYTLEGLVKEDFLEECISMNRDPQKHCMFYCKECPLERSKNDDLPEPCKGHLVRKFIKECWWKCGCSKLCGNRVVQRGINRKLQVFMTPGGKGWGLRTLEELPKGAFVCEYVGEILTNAELYERVSQSKNEEHAYPVLLDADWGSEVVLKDEEALCLDATNYGNVARFINHRCFDSTLVEIPVEVETPDHHYYHLAFFTTRKVDAMEELTWDYGIDFDDHDHPVKAFKCRCGSKYCRNIKRASRSRSTGNRR; encoded by the exons ATGGCGCCGAATCCAAAAGTTGTGAGTGCATTTCGTGCTATGAGGGTTCTTGGTATCagtgaagaaaaagtgaaaCCAGTTTTGAAGAATCTTCTGAAGCTGTACGACAAAAATTGGGAACttattgaagaagaaaattacaGAGCTCTTGCAGATGCTATATTTGACCAAGAGGAAACTCag GCGGTGGAGCAAAAGAATGAACGTGAAAATGCTGCT CAAGCagaaatggaggaagaagctgaaCCACAGGAGGAGCCTGAGCGTCCCTTAAAAAGGTTGCGCTTACGGTACCAAGAAGGTCATGCTTCACCTTCTTTTGGTAACTGTAGCCCTAGATCGGGTGGAAATTCCTTAAAACAGCCAAAACCTGAGGAAGATGGACTACCTCAAACTTCTCCTCCACAACAGTCACATGACATTGCAGAGTCGTTTCAGCCTAATGTGGCAAATATAGGGGCTGGATCCCCTCCCTTGTCTCCCCTGCCACTTGTTAGAAACAAAGGGAAGCAACCTGTCTTGTCTAAGCCATTGTCAATACCGGAAAGATCTGAACCATCTCAGCCAGGTGCTGCCAGCAGAACTCAActcaaagaaaaaggaaaggaagcCCTCTCAATTCAAACAGGTCCAAGAGATAAGAAATCATTTTCTGAAAGGTCACCTCATGCAGTGAAGCCTGGCATTGTTCTTTCACCCAAACAGCTGGCGCCTAGTTCTATTACTTTGATCGAGCCTAAAGATGAGCCAGTCACTGATGACCTGCCGCAGTTCGCGGTTCCTCTAACAGTGATCACTCCAG AGCCATCAGGTAGAGAAAACTCTTCTGGTGGAAATGGCTCTATCAGAGGGGCTGATGGTCCTGGACTCGTCTCATCTCAGCACGCAAATGGAAACATTCGAAGTGATGGTGTTCCACCTTCATCAATTGAAAGGAGAATCACTCGCCAGCTTGCAAAGGCTTCTTGCTACTCAGAGATTGCTTCCACTCCATCTCGAGAG GAAACCATAGACGTAACTCCAGCTGGTGTTTTGTCAAAAGAATCTAAAGCACTGGATATGGGAACAAGAGGCAAGCAATTTGGTCCTTCTAACGGATCAATCAGTATCAACTGTGCACCTGAAGAAGCTTGTTCTGGAGTTCCAATACTTCCACCATCATCCAATGGGATGGATGACTGCACAAAAAAAGATAAGAATTACACTGGGAACACCTGTGAAATTGATATGGAAAATGAACAGAATGGGCTTGACCATGAAAATTCTCATAGTCTGGGGGTGGTTCAGCGGCGAAAAATGTCTCTTCGAGATGTTAATGATATAGCAAAAGGACAAGAAAACGTTGTAATACCATTGGTAAATGATGTTAACAAGGAGTATCCACCGTCTTTCCAGTATATACCACAAAATGTGCTTTTTCAGAACGGATATGTAAATTTCTCTCTCGCTCGGATTGGAGaaaattgttgttcaaattGTTTTGGGAATTGTTTATCACCACCAACACCCTGCGCTTGTGCAAATGAAACTGGTGGTGATTTTGCGTACACCTTAGAGGGCTTGGTCAAAGAGGACTTTTTGGAAGAGTGTATTTCGATGAATCGCGATCCTCAAAAGCACTGCATGTTTTATTGTAAGGAATGCCCGCTGGAAAGATCCAAAAATGATGATCTTCCAGAACCTTGCAAGGGTCACTTAGTTAGGAAGTTCATAAAAGAATGCTGGTGGAAATGTGGCTGCAGTAAACTGTGTGGTAATCGGGTGGTACAACGCGGCATAAACCGCAAGTTGCAG GTGTTTATGACTCCTGGAGGAAAAGGATGGGGTCTCCGTACCCTAGAGGAGCTCCCAAAAGGTGCCTTTGTTTGTGAATACGTTGGGGAAATTTTAACCAATGCTGAACTCTATGAGAGAGTCTCACAAAGCAAAAATGAGGAGCATGCATACCCTGTGCTGCTTGATGCTGACTGGGGTTCAGAAGTAGTTTTAAAGGATGAAGAAGCTCTCTGTTTGGATGCAACAAATTATGGGAATGTTGCAAGGTTTATCAATCACAG ATGTTTTGATTCAACCTTGGTTGAGATACCCGTGGAGGTGGAGACCCCTGACCATCACTATTATCAT CTCGCCTTCTTCACAACCAGAAAAGTGGATGCTATGGAGGAACTTACATGG GATTATGGTATTGATTTCGATGATCACGATCACCCGGTCAAGGCTTTTAAGTGCCGTTGTGGCAGCAAGTATTGCCGAAACATCAAACGTGCGAGTA GATCTAGATCCACAGGGAATCGAAGATGA